A part of Deltaproteobacteria bacterium genomic DNA contains:
- a CDS encoding DUF523 domain-containing protein, which yields MAARRPRCAPVAVNDRAPARRPPPARRDGAPARPRAIALSYTAGVIGAARPDDDAGGDDAIRIGVSACLTGAPVRYDGGHKLHPFVRDALGAVATLVPVCPEVEVGLGVPRPTLRLVQPACEGGPLRLIAPATGADHTEAMTAWTRDRVRALAALGLCGHVFRRNSPSCGLWGVPVYPRADGGRAVRTGRGAFAAAFTAALPDLPVEEDGRLDDPARRESFVARVFAYRRARAALGPGATAERLATLRARDDLLVEAHAPGAGARLDAIVTAIAAQRVDPAAAAGAYVAELMRALARPSTDAKRARALARAVARAGRGAPAAAAARDAIRAYRHGLVSFSHALGEVRRLARARGDAWLASQTWLFPEPGERRLRALAGARP from the coding sequence GTGGCCGCGCGGCGGCCGCGGTGCGCGCCGGTCGCGGTGAACGACCGCGCCCCCGCGCGGCGGCCGCCTCCGGCGCGCCGCGACGGTGCGCCCGCGCGACCGCGGGCGATCGCGCTGTCCTATACTGCCGGCGTGATCGGCGCGGCACGACCGGACGACGACGCCGGCGGGGACGACGCGATCCGCATCGGCGTGTCGGCGTGCCTCACCGGCGCCCCCGTGCGCTACGACGGCGGCCACAAGCTCCACCCGTTCGTGCGCGACGCGCTCGGCGCGGTCGCGACCCTCGTACCGGTGTGCCCGGAGGTCGAAGTCGGCCTCGGCGTCCCGCGGCCGACCCTCCGGCTCGTGCAGCCGGCGTGCGAGGGCGGTCCGCTGCGCCTGATCGCGCCGGCCACCGGCGCCGACCACACCGAGGCCATGACCGCGTGGACCCGCGATCGCGTGCGCGCGCTCGCGGCGCTCGGGCTGTGCGGCCACGTGTTCCGGCGCAACTCGCCCAGCTGCGGGCTGTGGGGCGTGCCCGTCTATCCGCGGGCCGACGGCGGGCGCGCGGTTCGCACGGGGCGCGGCGCGTTCGCCGCCGCGTTCACCGCCGCGCTGCCCGACCTGCCCGTCGAGGAGGACGGCCGGCTGGACGACCCGGCGCGGCGCGAGTCGTTCGTCGCGCGGGTGTTCGCCTATCGCCGCGCGCGCGCGGCGCTCGGTCCGGGCGCGACGGCCGAGCGGCTCGCGACGCTGCGCGCGCGCGACGACCTGCTGGTCGAGGCGCACGCGCCCGGCGCCGGCGCGCGCCTCGACGCGATCGTCACGGCGATCGCCGCGCAGCGCGTCGACCCCGCGGCGGCGGCCGGCGCGTACGTCGCCGAGCTGATGCGCGCGCTCGCGCGGCCGTCCACCGACGCCAAGCGCGCGCGGGCGCTGGCGCGAGCCGTCGCGCGCGCCGGGCGCGGCGCGCCGGCGGCGGCGGCCGCGCGCGACGCGATCCGCGCGTACCGGCACGGCCTCGTGTCGTTTTCGCACGCCCTCGGCGAAGTCCGGCGCCTGGCCCGCGCCCGCGGCGACGCGTGGCTCGCGAGCCAGACCTGGCTGTTTCCCGAGCCGGGCGAGCGCCGCCTGCGCGCGCTCGCCGGCGCGCGCCCGTGA
- a CDS encoding adenylate/guanylate cyclase domain-containing protein, whose protein sequence is MTHPRDPGLWDPDNSDQRLWRLIERRMEPGADTARIDETIWRLFGETWAIAFTDLAGFSRRTERFGIIHFLQTICAMRRLLYPLVEAHRGFLLKQDADSLLLLFRDPGDALRGAIAMQRACAQANERLVAEEQILLCVGIGYGRILRVGSHEAWGAQVNAASKLGEDTAKAGDILVTGAVRDAVGDGAEVGFDDLALAVPGSDRNYRVRYA, encoded by the coding sequence ATGACGCACCCGCGCGACCCGGGCCTGTGGGACCCAGACAACAGCGACCAGCGGTTGTGGCGGCTGATCGAGCGCCGCATGGAGCCGGGCGCCGACACCGCCCGCATCGACGAGACGATCTGGCGGCTGTTCGGCGAGACTTGGGCGATCGCGTTCACCGACCTCGCGGGGTTTTCGCGGCGCACCGAGCGATTCGGCATCATCCACTTCCTGCAGACGATCTGCGCCATGCGGCGGCTGCTGTACCCGCTCGTCGAAGCGCACCGCGGGTTCTTGCTCAAGCAGGACGCCGACAGCCTGCTGCTGTTGTTCCGCGACCCCGGCGACGCGCTGCGCGGCGCGATCGCGATGCAGCGCGCGTGCGCGCAGGCCAACGAGCGGCTCGTCGCCGAGGAGCAGATCCTGCTGTGCGTCGGCATCGGCTATGGCCGCATCCTTCGCGTCGGCAGCCACGAGGCCTGGGGCGCGCAGGTCAATGCCGCCAGCAAGCTGGGCGAGGACACCGCGAAGGCCGGCGACATCCTCGTGACCGGCGCCGTCCGCGACGCCGTCGGCGACGGCGCGGAGGTCGGCTTCGACGACCTCGCGCTCGCCGTTCCCGGTTCCGATCGCAACTACCGCGTCCGCTACGCGTAG
- a CDS encoding LysR family transcriptional regulator produces MSYAVAHLEDALGVALFDRAGRRPALTAAGKALLADTRAVLAAVSALGARAEALAGRRAEPEVGVAVDAIVPASWLVALGRAFQQRFPEVTLRIRTEVVEAVPALVRDRAVHVGIGGPFDTGDDPLRRRPVGTAAIVAVAAPDHPLSRARAPLARAEVGDAVQIVIAQRAGAGRDHSVLSATTWRVADAATKLALIRAGLGWGTLPYELVADDLAAGRLVALHIEEWGPKPRPVDLFVFARSDRALGPAARWVWESLPALCAEAG; encoded by the coding sequence GTGAGCTACGCGGTGGCGCACCTCGAAGACGCGCTCGGCGTCGCCCTGTTCGATCGCGCCGGGCGCCGGCCCGCGCTCACCGCCGCCGGCAAGGCGCTGCTGGCGGACACCCGCGCGGTGCTCGCGGCGGTGTCGGCCCTCGGCGCGCGCGCCGAGGCGCTGGCGGGGCGGCGCGCGGAGCCCGAGGTCGGCGTCGCGGTGGACGCGATCGTGCCGGCGTCGTGGCTGGTCGCGCTCGGGCGCGCGTTCCAGCAGCGGTTTCCCGAGGTGACGTTGCGCATCCGCACCGAGGTCGTCGAGGCGGTGCCGGCGCTCGTGCGCGACCGCGCCGTGCACGTCGGCATCGGCGGCCCGTTCGACACCGGGGACGACCCGCTGCGCCGCAGGCCGGTCGGCACCGCGGCGATCGTCGCCGTGGCGGCGCCCGACCACCCGCTGTCGCGCGCGCGGGCGCCGCTTGCGCGGGCAGAAGTCGGCGATGCCGTGCAGATCGTCATCGCGCAGCGCGCGGGCGCGGGGCGCGACCACTCGGTGCTGTCGGCGACGACCTGGCGGGTCGCGGACGCCGCGACGAAGCTCGCGCTCATCCGCGCCGGCCTCGGGTGGGGGACGCTGCCGTACGAGCTGGTCGCGGACGACCTCGCGGCGGGCCGGCTGGTGGCGCTGCACATCGAGGAGTGGGGGCCGAAGCCGCGGCCGGTGGACCTGTTCGTGTTCGCCCGCAGCGACCGCGCGCTGGGGCCGGCGGCCCGGTGGGTGTGGGAGTCGCTGCCGGCGCTGTGCGCCGAGGCGGGGTGA
- the typA gene encoding translational GTPase TypA has product MQRTDVRNVAIIAHVDHGKTTLVDGLLRQAGTFRPGEVVAERALDSIDLERERGITILSKCTSVTWNDVRINLVDTPGHADFGGEVERVLGMVDAVLLLVDAVEGPMPQTRFVTQKAFELGHRAIVVINKIDRPGVDPDAVVDRVFDLFAALGADDRQLDFPVMYASGRDGYAVADLADERRDLAPLLDLIVAEVPPAEGDVDAPFCMQAATLDYDDYLGYMAIGRVAAGRCQVGDRVQLGREGAQPVPFRIQKLLGFQGLRRFELAEARAGDIVAITGMTELEVGDTISSVDAPRVLPRLAVDAPTMSMDFRANDGPFAGRDGKFVTSRKLRERLFREVKSNIALRVDETDQAGVFQVSGRGELHLSILIETMRREGFELCVSQPRVITRTGADGALLEPYEDVVVDVDEPYAGAVIEELGRRLGQMVEMAPAGTGRVRLQFRIPARGLIGYRSQFLTDTRGTGTLYSTFADYAPHAGPIRSRPSGVLIAQDQGVSNAYALFSLQDRGTLFIGPQVEVYGGMIVGEHSRSNDLIVNPCRTKKLTNIRTHAHDEKLILAPPRQLSLEAALEFINADELVEVTPKALRLRKAILDHNERKRVEKVAS; this is encoded by the coding sequence ATGCAGCGCACCGATGTCCGCAACGTCGCGATCATCGCGCACGTCGACCACGGTAAGACCACGCTCGTGGACGGCCTGTTGCGCCAGGCGGGCACGTTCCGGCCCGGCGAGGTCGTGGCCGAGCGCGCGCTCGACTCGATCGACCTCGAGCGCGAGCGCGGGATCACGATCCTGTCGAAGTGTACGTCGGTGACGTGGAACGACGTGCGCATCAACCTGGTCGACACCCCCGGCCACGCCGACTTCGGCGGCGAGGTCGAACGCGTGCTCGGCATGGTCGACGCGGTGCTGCTGCTGGTCGACGCGGTGGAGGGGCCGATGCCGCAGACGCGGTTCGTCACCCAGAAGGCGTTTGAACTCGGCCACCGCGCCATCGTGGTCATCAACAAGATCGACCGGCCGGGCGTCGACCCGGACGCCGTCGTCGACCGCGTGTTCGACCTGTTCGCGGCGCTCGGCGCGGACGATCGCCAGCTCGACTTCCCGGTGATGTACGCGTCGGGCCGCGACGGCTACGCGGTCGCCGACCTGGCCGACGAACGCCGCGACCTCGCGCCGCTGCTCGACCTCATCGTCGCCGAGGTGCCGCCGGCGGAAGGCGACGTCGACGCGCCGTTTTGCATGCAGGCGGCGACGCTCGACTACGACGACTACCTCGGCTACATGGCGATCGGCCGGGTCGCGGCCGGGCGCTGCCAGGTCGGCGATCGGGTGCAGCTCGGGCGCGAGGGGGCACAGCCGGTTCCGTTTCGCATCCAGAAGCTGCTCGGCTTCCAGGGCCTGCGCCGGTTCGAGCTGGCGGAGGCGCGCGCCGGCGACATCGTCGCGATCACCGGCATGACGGAGCTCGAGGTGGGCGACACGATCTCGTCGGTCGACGCGCCGCGGGTGCTGCCGCGGCTGGCGGTCGACGCGCCCACGATGAGCATGGACTTTCGCGCCAACGACGGCCCGTTCGCCGGGCGCGACGGCAAGTTCGTCACGTCGCGCAAGCTGCGCGAGCGGCTGTTTCGCGAGGTGAAGTCGAACATCGCCCTGCGCGTCGACGAGACCGACCAGGCGGGCGTGTTCCAGGTCAGCGGCCGCGGCGAGCTGCACCTGTCGATCTTGATCGAGACGATGCGCCGCGAGGGGTTTGAGCTGTGCGTGTCGCAGCCGCGCGTGATCACGCGGACGGGCGCGGACGGGGCGCTGCTCGAGCCGTACGAGGACGTGGTGGTCGACGTCGACGAGCCCTACGCCGGCGCGGTGATCGAGGAACTCGGCCGGCGCCTCGGCCAGATGGTCGAGATGGCGCCGGCGGGGACGGGGCGCGTGCGGCTGCAGTTTCGCATCCCGGCGCGCGGGCTCATCGGATACCGGTCGCAGTTTCTCACCGACACGCGCGGCACCGGCACGCTGTACTCGACGTTCGCCGACTACGCGCCGCACGCCGGCCCGATCCGGTCGCGCCCCAGCGGCGTGCTGATCGCGCAGGACCAGGGCGTGTCGAACGCCTACGCGCTGTTCAGCCTGCAAGATCGCGGCACGCTGTTCATCGGCCCGCAGGTCGAGGTCTACGGCGGCATGATCGTCGGCGAGCACTCGCGGTCGAACGACCTGATCGTCAACCCGTGCAGGACCAAGAAGCTCACGAACATCCGCACGCACGCCCACGACGAGAAGTTGATCCTGGCGCCGCCGCGCCAGCTCAGCCTCGAAGCGGCGCTCGAGTTCATCAACGCGGACGAACTCGTCGAGGTGACCCCGAAGGCGCTGCGCTTGCGCAAGGCGATCCTCGATCACAACGAGCGCAAGCGGGTCGAGAAGGTCGCGAGCTGA
- a CDS encoding PilZ domain-containing protein: MLGDVLLARAAPRIPVEVLCTELDGDRPRHALVVDLSPTGVRLRRPVGGRTPRTLALEFEVPGVDEIVWARGRVAFDRLGRLPRRPDGRLGDVIRTTGVELIALAERHRRLLRDVVMDAHALASDWTARAACYLRG; the protein is encoded by the coding sequence ATGTTGGGGGACGTCCTGTTGGCTCGCGCCGCACCGCGCATTCCGGTCGAGGTCCTGTGCACCGAACTCGACGGCGACCGCCCGCGCCACGCGCTCGTCGTCGACCTGTCGCCGACCGGCGTCCGGCTGCGGCGTCCGGTCGGCGGGCGGACGCCGCGCACCCTGGCGCTCGAGTTCGAGGTGCCGGGCGTCGACGAGATCGTGTGGGCGCGCGGGCGCGTCGCGTTCGACCGACTCGGGCGGCTGCCGCGCCGGCCCGACGGCCGGCTCGGCGACGTGATCCGCACGACCGGCGTCGAGCTGATCGCGCTGGCGGAGCGCCACCGGCGGCTGTTGCGCGACGTGGTCATGGACGCGCACGCGTTGGCGTCCGACTGGACCGCGCGTGCGGCCTGCTACCTGCGCGGCTGA
- a CDS encoding aspartate aminotransferase family protein, whose amino-acid sequence MSRRGRSRCARWLQRRACIIAAMGEPSYPLPTRDATFTAFAAHVSPGKVALFRDAGFDVCMGRREGPFFYDAFDGRRYWNCHCNGGVFNLGHRHPAVVGAVRRALDHLDIGNHHLVSGYRAALAARLAATTGGRLSGVVFAAGGGEAVDLAIKVCRGATGRAGIVSARGGYHGHTGYALAAGDPQYREPFGADLPGFVQVPFDDVAAMDAAVGDDTAAVLLEPIPATLGMPLPSDGYLAAVQRICRDRGAKLIVDEVQTGLGRTGAMWAHEHDGVEPDAIVTGKGLSGGVYPIAATLLTRELHAVFDDRPFAHVSTFGGAELGCVAALAVLDAVEAPGFLDGVRRAAGIFADALAGGSRPFALRQRGLMMGLKFGVPRGGMFAAKLLYDAGVFAVWANNDDSVLQLLPPLVLTDDQAAELAATVSRALP is encoded by the coding sequence ATGTCACGGCGCGGTCGTAGCAGGTGCGCCCGCTGGCTACAACGGCGCGCGTGTATCATCGCCGCCATGGGCGAGCCGAGCTATCCGCTGCCGACCCGCGACGCCACGTTCACCGCGTTCGCCGCACACGTGTCGCCGGGCAAGGTCGCGCTGTTTCGCGACGCCGGGTTCGACGTGTGCATGGGCCGCCGCGAGGGGCCGTTCTTCTACGACGCGTTCGACGGTCGCCGGTACTGGAACTGCCACTGCAACGGCGGCGTGTTCAACCTCGGCCACCGCCATCCCGCCGTGGTCGGCGCGGTGCGCCGCGCCCTCGATCACCTCGACATCGGCAACCACCATCTCGTGTCCGGCTATCGCGCGGCGCTGGCCGCGCGCCTGGCGGCGACCACGGGCGGCCGGCTGTCCGGCGTCGTGTTCGCGGCCGGCGGCGGCGAGGCGGTGGACCTGGCGATCAAGGTCTGCCGCGGCGCCACCGGCCGCGCGGGGATCGTGTCGGCGCGCGGCGGCTATCACGGCCACACCGGCTACGCGCTCGCCGCCGGCGATCCCCAGTACCGCGAGCCGTTCGGCGCCGACCTGCCCGGGTTCGTGCAGGTGCCGTTCGACGACGTCGCGGCGATGGACGCGGCCGTCGGCGACGACACGGCCGCCGTGTTGCTCGAGCCGATCCCGGCGACGCTGGGCATGCCGCTGCCGTCGGACGGCTACCTGGCGGCGGTGCAGCGGATCTGTCGCGACCGCGGCGCGAAGCTCATCGTCGACGAGGTGCAGACTGGACTCGGGCGCACCGGCGCGATGTGGGCGCACGAACACGACGGCGTCGAGCCGGACGCGATCGTCACCGGCAAGGGGCTCAGCGGCGGGGTGTACCCGATCGCGGCGACGTTGCTGACGCGCGAGCTGCACGCGGTGTTCGACGATCGGCCGTTCGCGCACGTGTCCACCTTCGGCGGCGCCGAGCTGGGCTGCGTGGCGGCGCTCGCGGTGCTCGACGCGGTCGAGGCGCCCGGGTTCCTCGACGGCGTGCGCCGCGCCGCCGGGATCTTCGCCGACGCCCTCGCCGGCGGCTCGCGGCCGTTCGCGCTGCGCCAGCGCGGCCTGATGATGGGGCTGAAGTTCGGCGTGCCGCGCGGCGGCATGTTCGCGGCGAAGCTTCTGTACGACGCGGGCGTGTTCGCGGTGTGGGCCAACAACGACGACTCGGTGCTGCAACTGCTGCCGCCGCTGGTCCTCACGGACGACCAGGCGGCCGAGCTGGCGGCGACCGTGTCGCGCGCGCTGCCGTGA
- a CDS encoding FAD-dependent oxidoreductase — MTSAEPRPGDRVAVVGGGVSGLVAALALARRYDVALFEGRDRLGGHAHTVDVALAGATYAVDTGFVVFNDRTYPQLCRLLSALGVRSRPAPMTFGVRSDRTGVEFAVTTAGSLFAQRRNLLRPGYYRFLAGIARFNRLARRARGPAADATPLGDWLARHRLPDRTVTDYVEPLCAAIWSCPPRRVRAFPIGFLAAFLANHGMLSWSGQPQWRTIAGGSRAYVDAIARRLGPRVRLSTPVVGLRRQPDRVLVATPAGVEAFDHAIVACHADDALRLLADADDREAAALGAFAYTANHVVLHTDPRVLPRARRAWAAWNYHVPRRRDAPVSLTYAMNRLHGYAAPRELLVTVNGGGVAAPVRLGRWTVRHPAFSVQSAAVQRRHREFIARRRTSFCGAYWGYGFHEDGVSSALRVCEAFGVSDGLVDL; from the coding sequence GTGACATCGGCCGAGCCGAGACCGGGGGACCGCGTCGCCGTCGTCGGCGGCGGCGTATCCGGGCTCGTCGCGGCGCTCGCGCTGGCGCGCCGCTACGACGTCGCACTGTTCGAGGGCCGCGATCGGCTCGGCGGACACGCGCACACGGTGGACGTCGCGCTCGCCGGCGCAACGTACGCGGTCGACACCGGCTTCGTCGTGTTCAACGACCGCACCTACCCGCAGCTGTGCCGCCTGCTTTCCGCCCTGGGCGTTCGGTCGCGCCCGGCGCCGATGACGTTCGGCGTGCGCTCGGATCGCACCGGCGTCGAGTTCGCCGTGACGACCGCCGGCAGCCTGTTCGCTCAGCGCCGCAACCTGCTCCGACCGGGCTACTATCGGTTCCTCGCGGGCATCGCGCGGTTCAACCGCCTCGCCCGGCGCGCGCGCGGCCCCGCCGCCGACGCGACGCCCCTGGGCGACTGGCTCGCGCGCCACCGCCTGCCGGACCGCACGGTCACCGACTACGTCGAGCCGCTGTGCGCCGCCATCTGGTCGTGTCCGCCGCGGCGCGTCCGCGCGTTCCCGATCGGCTTTCTCGCCGCGTTTCTCGCCAACCACGGCATGCTCTCCTGGTCCGGGCAGCCGCAGTGGCGCACGATCGCCGGCGGCTCGCGCGCCTACGTCGATGCGATCGCGCGGCGCCTCGGGCCGCGGGTACGCCTGTCGACGCCGGTCGTCGGCCTGCGCCGGCAGCCGGACCGCGTCCTGGTGGCCACGCCCGCTGGGGTCGAGGCGTTCGACCACGCGATCGTCGCGTGCCACGCCGACGACGCGCTGCGGCTGCTCGCCGACGCCGACGATCGCGAGGCAGCCGCGCTCGGCGCGTTCGCCTACACCGCCAACCACGTCGTCCTGCACACCGATCCGCGCGTGCTGCCGCGCGCGCGCCGCGCGTGGGCCGCGTGGAACTACCACGTGCCGCGTCGCCGCGACGCGCCGGTGTCGCTCACGTATGCGATGAATCGCCTGCACGGCTACGCAGCGCCGCGCGAGCTGCTCGTGACCGTCAACGGCGGCGGCGTCGCCGCGCCGGTGCGACTCGGCCGGTGGACGGTTCGCCATCCGGCGTTCTCGGTGCAGTCGGCCGCCGTACAGCGCCGCCATCGCGAGTTCATCGCGCGGCGGCGGACGTCGTTTTGCGGCGCGTACTGGGGCTACGGGTTTCACGAAGACGGCGTGTCGAGCGCGCTGCGCGTGTGCGAAGCTTTCGGGGTGAGCGATGGGCTCGTGGATCTATGA
- a CDS encoding DUF1365 domain-containing protein — protein sequence MGSWIYEGWVRHRRHAPVRHAFRYRVALLYLDLDHLDTAFAGSRLFAVDRLAPARLCRRDYLGPLDQPLADAARGVVAERLGRRPDGPVFLLTHPRYFGYGFNPVSFYYCYGAGGRLDAIVADVTNTPWGQRHAYVLDAAAEPTLRFSLRKVLHVSPFSPMDDAYRWRFTPPGERLAVHMQNVRGGRTLFDATLVGTRRPMTPASLRRVLLRYPAMTVRVIAAIYWQALRLRLKGAPYHRPPGEPPPAPAGRRAP from the coding sequence ATGGGCTCGTGGATCTATGAGGGCTGGGTGCGCCACCGGCGGCACGCGCCGGTGCGCCACGCGTTCCGCTATCGGGTCGCGCTGCTGTACCTCGACCTGGACCACCTCGACACGGCGTTCGCCGGATCTCGGCTGTTCGCGGTCGACCGACTGGCGCCCGCGCGCCTGTGCCGGCGCGACTATCTGGGTCCGCTGGACCAGCCGCTCGCAGACGCAGCGCGCGGCGTCGTGGCCGAACGGCTCGGCCGGCGTCCCGACGGGCCGGTGTTCCTGCTCACCCACCCGCGCTATTTCGGCTACGGGTTCAACCCGGTGAGCTTCTACTACTGTTACGGGGCCGGCGGCCGGCTCGACGCCATCGTCGCCGACGTCACCAACACGCCGTGGGGACAGCGCCACGCCTACGTCCTCGACGCGGCAGCCGAGCCGACCCTGCGGTTTTCGCTGCGCAAGGTGCTGCACGTGTCGCCGTTTTCGCCGATGGACGACGCCTATCGCTGGCGGTTCACGCCGCCCGGCGAACGCCTCGCGGTGCACATGCAAAACGTTCGCGGCGGGCGCACCCTGTTCGACGCGACGCTCGTCGGCACCCGCCGGCCGATGACTCCGGCGTCGCTGCGCCGCGTGCTGTTGCGCTACCCGGCGATGACCGTGCGCGTGATCGCCGCGATCTACTGGCAGGCTTTGCGACTGCGGCTCAAGGGCGCGCCCTACCACCGGCCTCCCGGCGAACCGCCGCCGGCGCCGGCCGGCCGGAGGGCGCCGTGA
- a CDS encoding class I SAM-dependent methyltransferase yields the protein MLHRQLTSLRAGELTLRDAHFGDARFGAASDLSATVDVRDGRFYRAVALGGSVGAARAFMRGDWDSDDLVAVFRLFARDRAASDRLETGPAAALGAVRRAAHRLRSNTPRRARRNVSAHYDLGNDFFALFLDPSLTYSAAFYDRPHATLADAQRAKIDRLCRKLDLSRGDHLLEIGTGWGSLAIRAAQTTGCRVTTATLSAEQAALARRRVAEAGLTGRVHVVVADYRELDGRYDKLVSVEMVEAVGHDHLDAFFRVCGQRLRPGGTMALQAITVPDQRYAIARRQVDVIQQLVFPGADIPSVGALLAAAARASDLRVVHLEDNTPHYARTLRDWRARFRARRDDARALGYAEAFLRLWDLYLAYCEAGFAEHYTASVQLVLRRPRA from the coding sequence ATGTTGCACAGACAACTTACATCGTTGCGTGCGGGCGAATTGACACTGCGCGATGCGCACTTCGGCGACGCGCGGTTCGGCGCCGCGAGCGACCTGTCGGCGACGGTCGACGTACGCGATGGGCGATTTTACCGCGCGGTCGCGCTCGGTGGGTCGGTCGGCGCCGCCCGCGCGTTCATGCGCGGCGACTGGGACAGCGACGACTTGGTCGCGGTGTTTCGTCTGTTCGCCCGCGACCGGGCCGCGAGCGACCGGCTCGAAACCGGGCCGGCCGCCGCACTGGGCGCCGTGCGGCGCGCCGCGCACCGGCTGCGGTCGAACACGCCGCGCCGCGCGCGACGCAACGTCTCGGCCCACTACGACCTCGGCAACGACTTCTTTGCGCTGTTTCTCGACCCGAGCCTCACCTACTCGGCCGCGTTCTACGACCGTCCGCACGCGACGCTCGCCGACGCGCAGCGCGCCAAAATCGACCGCCTGTGCCGCAAGCTCGATCTGTCGCGCGGCGACCATCTGCTCGAGATCGGCACCGGTTGGGGCAGCCTGGCCATTCGCGCCGCTCAGACGACCGGCTGCCGGGTGACGACGGCGACGCTGTCGGCCGAGCAGGCCGCGCTCGCGCGCCGGCGCGTCGCCGAGGCCGGGTTGACCGGCCGCGTCCACGTCGTCGTCGCCGACTACCGCGAACTGGACGGCCGCTACGACAAGCTCGTGTCGGTCGAGATGGTCGAGGCGGTCGGCCACGATCACCTCGACGCGTTCTTTCGCGTGTGCGGCCAACGGTTGCGACCGGGCGGAACGATGGCGCTGCAGGCGATCACGGTGCCCGACCAGCGCTACGCGATCGCGCGCCGCCAGGTGGACGTGATCCAGCAGCTCGTGTTCCCGGGCGCGGACATCCCGTCAGTCGGCGCGCTGCTGGCCGCGGCCGCGCGTGCGAGCGACCTGCGCGTCGTCCATCTGGAGGACAACACCCCGCACTACGCGCGCACCCTGCGCGACTGGCGCGCGCGGTTTCGCGCCCGGCGCGACGACGCCCGCGCGCTCGGCTACGCGGAGGCGTTCCTGCGGCTATGGGACTTGTACCTGGCCTACTGCGAGGCCGGATTCGCAGAGCACTACACCGCCAGCGTCCAACTCGTGCTGCGCCGGCCGCGCGCGTAG
- a CDS encoding sodium:proton antiporter yields MNKFVAVLQEYSLPLLAGVVTAVAWANLDHASYEAVAHHIHFAVNDVFMVFFFAIAAGEIVESCLPGGALNPPSKAINPLVATVGGVVGPAAVFLAWSYVTGDAAIRGGWGIPTATDIALAWLVARAVFGKGHPAVSFLLLLAIADDAIGLVIIAVFYPDPAHPVQPVYLALVAAAMVGAYGLRRAGFRSFWAYLAGPGVVSWLGLKFAGVHPALALVFVVPFMPTAGHDEGVFADSEEQMHDTLNRFQHAFRLPVDLGLFAFGLANAGVVFAAVGNATWAVLAGLAVGKTGGIWLASTAAHAVGFRRPEGLSAATIGLVGLVGALGLTVALFVAGVAYTDPAITAAAKMGALLSIGVAPVAVAIGWLRRRAVAGAPAASAAATSAHARGSVPVPVVDAG; encoded by the coding sequence ATGAACAAATTCGTCGCCGTATTGCAGGAGTACTCGCTGCCGCTGCTGGCGGGCGTCGTGACGGCCGTCGCATGGGCCAATCTCGATCACGCGTCGTACGAGGCGGTCGCCCACCACATCCACTTCGCGGTCAACGACGTGTTCATGGTGTTCTTCTTCGCGATCGCGGCGGGCGAAATCGTCGAGTCGTGTCTGCCCGGCGGCGCGCTCAACCCGCCGTCGAAGGCGATCAACCCGCTGGTGGCGACCGTCGGCGGCGTGGTCGGTCCAGCGGCCGTGTTTCTCGCGTGGTCGTACGTCACCGGGGACGCGGCGATTCGCGGCGGCTGGGGCATCCCGACCGCGACGGACATCGCGCTCGCGTGGCTGGTGGCGCGCGCGGTGTTCGGCAAGGGCCACCCGGCGGTGAGCTTCTTGCTGCTGCTCGCGATCGCCGACGACGCGATCGGCCTCGTCATCATCGCGGTGTTCTACCCGGACCCGGCCCACCCGGTGCAGCCGGTGTACCTCGCGCTCGTGGCGGCCGCGATGGTCGGCGCCTACGGGCTGCGGCGCGCCGGATTCCGCAGCTTCTGGGCGTACCTCGCCGGTCCGGGCGTCGTGAGCTGGCTCGGGCTCAAGTTCGCGGGCGTCCACCCGGCGCTCGCGCTCGTGTTCGTCGTGCCGTTCATGCCGACCGCCGGGCACGACGAGGGCGTGTTCGCCGACAGCGAGGAGCAGATGCACGACACGCTCAACCGCTTCCAGCACGCGTTCCGGCTGCCGGTCGACCTGGGGCTGTTCGCGTTCGGGCTCGCCAACGCCGGCGTCGTGTTCGCCGCCGTCGGCAACGCGACCTGGGCCGTGCTCGCCGGCCTGGCGGTCGGCAAGACCGGCGGCATCTGGCTGGCTTCGACCGCGGCGCACGCGGTCGGGTTCCGGCGGCCGGAGGGGCTGTCGGCCGCGACGATCGGGCTCGTCGGCCTGGTTGGCGCGCTCGGGCTCACGGTGGCGCTGTTCGTGGCGGGCGTCGCGTACACCGATCCCGCGATCACGGCGGCCGCGAAGATGGGCGCGCTGCTGTCGATCGGCGTCGCCCCCGTCGCGGTCGCGATCGGCTGGCTGCGCCGCCGCGCGGTAGCCGGCGCGCCGGCGGCGAGCGCGGCCGCAACCTCCGCGCACGCCCGCGGCAGCGTTCCGGTGCCGGTCGTCGATGCCGGCTGA